From a region of the Calonectris borealis chromosome 2, bCalBor7.hap1.2, whole genome shotgun sequence genome:
- the TRAM1 gene encoding translocating chain-associated membrane protein 1 isoform X1 encodes MAIRKKSNKNPPVLSHEFIVQNHADIVSCMAMIFLLGLMFEITAKAAVIFVTLQYNVTIPATEEQSAETISLYHYGIKDLATIFFYMLVAIIIHAIIQEYVLDKINRKMHFSKTKHSKFNESGQLSAFYLFSCVWGTSILVSENYISDPTSLWRDYPHTLIPFQMKFFYILQLAYWFHAFPELYFQKTKKEDIFRQIVYIGLYLFHIAGAYLLNLTHLGLVLLVLHYFVEFLFHISRLFYFSDERYQKGFSLWAVLFVLGRLLTLILSVLTFGFGLARAEDQQLNFSTGNFNILAVRISVLASICMAQAFMMWKFINFQLRRWREHSSSQPQSVKKKFVTAKGKTSRKERENGINGTVTSNGADSPRSRKDKSS; translated from the exons ATGGCGATCCGCAAGAAGAGCAACAAGAACCCGCCGGTGCTGAGCCACGAGTTCATCGTGCAGAACCATGCGGACATCGTGTCCTGCATGGCCATGATCTTCCTGCTGGGACTCATGTTCGAG attacAGCAAAAGCAGCTGTCATTTTTGTTACACTTCAGTATAATGTTACCATTCCTGCCACAG AAGAACAATCTGCAGAAACAATCTCTCTGTATCACTATGGCATCAAAGACTTGGCTACGATTTTCTTTTACATGCTTGTAGCAATAATCATACATGCTATAATTCAGGAGTATGTGCTGGAT aaaattaataggaaaatgcacttttcaaaaacaaagcatAGCAAGTTCAATGAGTCTGGGCAACTTAGTGCATTCTACCTTTTCTCCTGTGTTTGGGGAACAAGTATTCTTGTCTCT gagAACTATATATCAGATCCGACCTCTCTGTGGAGGGACTATCCGCACACTCTGATTCC GtttcaaatgaaatttttctACATCTTACAGTTGGCATACTGGTTTCATGCTTTTCCAGAATTGTACTTTCAGAAAACTAAAAAA gaAGATATCTTTCGCCAGATTGTCTACATTGGACTTTATCTCTTTCATATTGCTGGAGCCTATCTCCTGAA TCTGACCCATCTTGGACTTGTTCTTCTGGTATTGCATTACTTCGTTGAATTTCTTTTCCACATATCCCGTCTTTTCTACTTCAGTGACGAAAGATACCAGAAAGG ATTTTCACTGTGGGCAGTTCTTTTTGTTCTGGGAAGGCTTCTCACCTTGATTCTCTCGGTCCTCACTTTTGGCTTTGGACTGGCAAGAGCAGAAGATCAGCAGCTGAATTTCAGTACTGGAAACTTTAATATCCTGGCTGTTAG AATCAGTGTGCTGGCCTCCATCTGCATGGCTCAAGCATTTATGATGTGGAAATTTATTAATTTCCAGCTTCGGAGGTGGAGAGAGCATTCTTCTTCTCAGCCTCAGTCAGTGAAAAAGAAGTTCGTAACAGCTAAAGGAAAGACCTCCAGAAAAGAGAGAG
- the TRAM1 gene encoding translocating chain-associated membrane protein 1 isoform X2: MLVAIIIHAIIQEYVLDKINRKMHFSKTKHSKFNESGQLSAFYLFSCVWGTSILVSENYISDPTSLWRDYPHTLIPFQMKFFYILQLAYWFHAFPELYFQKTKKEDIFRQIVYIGLYLFHIAGAYLLNLTHLGLVLLVLHYFVEFLFHISRLFYFSDERYQKGFSLWAVLFVLGRLLTLILSVLTFGFGLARAEDQQLNFSTGNFNILAVRISVLASICMAQAFMMWKFINFQLRRWREHSSSQPQSVKKKFVTAKGKTSRKERENGINGTVTSNGADSPRSRKDKSS, from the exons ATGCTTGTAGCAATAATCATACATGCTATAATTCAGGAGTATGTGCTGGAT aaaattaataggaaaatgcacttttcaaaaacaaagcatAGCAAGTTCAATGAGTCTGGGCAACTTAGTGCATTCTACCTTTTCTCCTGTGTTTGGGGAACAAGTATTCTTGTCTCT gagAACTATATATCAGATCCGACCTCTCTGTGGAGGGACTATCCGCACACTCTGATTCC GtttcaaatgaaatttttctACATCTTACAGTTGGCATACTGGTTTCATGCTTTTCCAGAATTGTACTTTCAGAAAACTAAAAAA gaAGATATCTTTCGCCAGATTGTCTACATTGGACTTTATCTCTTTCATATTGCTGGAGCCTATCTCCTGAA TCTGACCCATCTTGGACTTGTTCTTCTGGTATTGCATTACTTCGTTGAATTTCTTTTCCACATATCCCGTCTTTTCTACTTCAGTGACGAAAGATACCAGAAAGG ATTTTCACTGTGGGCAGTTCTTTTTGTTCTGGGAAGGCTTCTCACCTTGATTCTCTCGGTCCTCACTTTTGGCTTTGGACTGGCAAGAGCAGAAGATCAGCAGCTGAATTTCAGTACTGGAAACTTTAATATCCTGGCTGTTAG AATCAGTGTGCTGGCCTCCATCTGCATGGCTCAAGCATTTATGATGTGGAAATTTATTAATTTCCAGCTTCGGAGGTGGAGAGAGCATTCTTCTTCTCAGCCTCAGTCAGTGAAAAAGAAGTTCGTAACAGCTAAAGGAAAGACCTCCAGAAAAGAGAGAG